A DNA window from Setaria viridis chromosome 2, Setaria_viridis_v4.0, whole genome shotgun sequence contains the following coding sequences:
- the LOC117843691 gene encoding uncharacterized protein has product MSSPPPPPDDGEGSDGNTGRSLSYGEAEYWDARYVEEGGAPYDWYQRYDALRPFVRRFAPPASRLLMIGCGSALMSEDMVSDGYLEIVNIDISSVVIEMMRKKYFNIPQLQYLRMDVRDMSMFPDESFDCAIDKGTLDSLMCGVDAPLSAAQMVSEVDRLLRPGGVFILITYGDPSVRVPHLNQPACNWKIVLYILPRPGFTGKIRRQVLDPVPLTERGRLPDGFVPEDPDSHYVYVCEKMQGLTGAGSPTVNHIESQGEE; this is encoded by the exons atgtcgtcgccgccgccgccgcccgacgacggcgaggggagCGACGGCAACACCGGGAGGTCGTTGAGCTACGGGGAGGCGGAGTACTGGGACGCGCGGTACGtcgaggagggcggcgcgccGTACGACTGGTACCAGCGCTACGACGCGCTCCGCCCCTTCGTCCGCCGCTtcgcgccgccggcgtcccgGCTACTCATGATTGGATGCGGCTCCGCTC TTATGTCAGAGGACATGGTCAGTGATGGTTATTTGGAGATCGTGAACATTGACATTTCTTCGGTTGTGATTGagatgatgaggaagaaatATTTCAACATTCCGCAGCTGCAAT ACCTGCGCATGGATGTCAGAGATATGAGTATGTTTCCTGATGAATCGTTTGATTGTGCAATTGATAAAG GTACCCTGGACTCATTGATG TGTGGTGTGGATGCTCCTCTCAGTGCAGCTCAGATGGTTTCGGAAGTGGACAG GCTTCTTAGACCAGGAGGTGTCTTTATTTTG ATAACATATGGTGATCCATCAGTGCGAGTTCCTCATTTGAATCAACCAGCATGCAATTGGAAAATTGTACTTTACATTCTAC CAAGACCTGGGTTCACTGGAAAGATAAGGAGGCAAGTACTGGATCCTGTTCCACTGACGGAGAGGGGTAGGCTCCCTGATGGATTTGTTCCAGAGGATCCTGACTCCCATTATGTCTATGTCTGCGAAAAGATGCAAGGATTGACAGGTGCAGGTTCCCCAACAGTAAACCACATAGAGAGCCAAGGGGAAGAATAA
- the LOC117844971 gene encoding probable glycosyltransferase STELLO1 has product MPPRVSPTSASKRVVYVLLAALASAPFLLLLLYGGASPSSFCPDSFLAPRRLPYPSVLWSRVPPLPALPTSPHPALRATRWIVFSASPHAPRHRPLRAVPGWQLLAVADEATPEDWSHPGAALLTLADQARLGFRSVAFLPARGPARKAAAYLFAVQRGARVIYDADARNAVLGGNLTRHFDVDLDQRQGGAVLLQYSHADPNRTVVNPFVHFGQPSVWPRGLPLEKAGEVDAEEFYTEVFSGGQFIQQGMCNGLPDVDALFYFTRKSLEMEAFDFQFDLDAPKVALPQGMMMPVNSINTLFHSPAFWGLALPVSVSPMASDVIRGYWAQRILWEIGGYLVIYPPTVHRVDNVHAHPFDDEKDIHVNIGRLIKFLMEWRSSKRTLFERILDLSYAMTEEGFWGEKDLHFMAGWLQDLVAIGYRQPRLLSLDIDRPRATIGHGDKKEFIPKKLPSVHLGVEEIGEVSTEIGNLIKWRKHFGDIVLIVHCTELVDRTALEWRLLYGRIFRAVVILSEQSNSDLAVEFSNLAQAYKYLPKVFDRFAGAQGFLFLQDHVVLNYWNLLNADKAKLWITNQVKESWSDVPLQGNKIEWFVNQGDMVKKAVSNFPPHYQTNYRRSVGEHKIIHCSSEIFYIPQRHIGDFSYLVKAIGTLDIHHSFAVPMIFLAMDSPSNFESKALTKFVYRADLPSNTTFASIYSAEAHAVYPLKVRNEMEFVMLIRVMASGDPFLMELV; this is encoded by the exons cctcggcgcccttccttctcctcctcctctacggcggcgcctccccctcctcgtTCTGCCCGGACTCCTTCctcgccccgcgccgcctcccctaCCCGTCCGTGCTCTGGTCCCGCGTGCCCCCACTCCCGGCGCTCCCCACCTCGCCGCACCCGgccctccgcgccacccgctGGATCGTCTTCTCCGCGTCGCCGCACGCCCCGAGGCACCGCCCGCTGCGCGCCGTCCCCGGGTGGcagctcctcgccgtcgccgacgaggcGACCCCCGAGGACTGGTCCCACCCGGGCGCTGCGCTGCTCACGCTCGCCGACCAGGCCCGCCTCGGCTTCCGCTCCGTCGCCTTCCTTCCCGCGCGGGGCCCGGCGCGGAAGGCCGCGGCGTACCTCTTCGCCGTGCAGCGCGGGGCGCGGGTCATCTACGACGCGGACGCGCGCAACGCCGTCCTGGGCGGGAACCTCACCAGGCACTTCGATGTCGATCTGGACCAGCGGCAGGGAGGCGCCGTGCTGCTGCAGTACAGCCACGCCGATCCTAACCGGACGGTCGTGAACCCGTTCGTGCACTTTGGGCAGCCGTCGGTCTGGCCGCGGGGGCTGCCGCTGGAGAAGGCCGGGGAGGTGGATGCTGAGGAGTTCTACACTGAGGTATTCAGCGGTGGGCAATTCATACAGCAGGGGATGTGCAATGGCCTTCCAGATGTTGACGCACTGTTCTACTTCACTAGGAAGTCACTGGAGATGGAGGCATTCGATTTCCAGTTTGATTTGGATGCACCCAAGGTCGCACTGCCGCAGGGCATGATGATGCCAGTCAACTCTATCAACACATTGTTCCACTCACCGGCGTTCTGGGGGCTTGCATTGCCGGTCTCGGTGAGTCCAATGGCATCGGATGTCATACGTGGATACTGGGCGCAGAGGATACTATGGGAGATTGGAGGGTACCTAGTGATCTATCCACCAACTGTACACCGAGTCGATAATGTGCATGCTCACCCATTTGATGATGAGAAGGATATCCATGTCAACATAGGGAGGTTGATAAAATTCCTAATGGAGTGGCGATCCAGTAAGCGGACACTGTTCGAGCGTATTCTTGATTTGAGCTATGCAATGACAGAGGAAGGGTTCTGGGGTGAAAAGGATTTGCATTTCATGGCTGGGTGGCTGCAAGATCTGGTTGCTATTGGCTACCGGCAACCACGGTTGCTGTCACTGGATATTGACCGACCGAGGGCAACCATTGGACATGGGGACAAGAAGGAGTTCATCCCCAAGAAGCTGCCTTCAGTGCATCTTGGGGTGGAGGAGATTGGAGAAGTAAGCACTGAGATTGGCAATCTTATAAAATGGAGGAAGCATTTTGGTGACATTGTGCTCATAGTGCATTGCACTGAACTGGTGGACCGAACTGCACTAGAGTGGAGGCTGCTTTATGGTCGGATATTTCGGGCAGTTGTTATTCTTTCAGAGCAAAGCAATTCTGATCTTGCTGTAGAATTCAGCAACTTGGCACAAGCCTACAA GTACCTGCCGAAGGTGTTTGATCGGTTTGCAGGTGCTCAAGGTTTTCTGTTCCTTCAGGATCATGTGGTCCTCAATTACTGGAACCTCTTGAATGCTGATAAGGCAAAGCTCTGGATAACCAACCAG GTGAAGGAATCATGGTCAGATGTGCCTCTACAAGGTAACAAAATTGAGTGGTTTGTGAACCAAGGAGATATGGTTAAAAAGGCAGTCAGCAATTTCCCACCTCATTATCAAACCAATTACAGAAGAAGTGTAGGTGAACATAAGATAATTCATTGCAGCAGTGAGATATTTTACATACCTCAACGACATATCGGTGACTTCTCGTATCTTGTTAAAGCTATAGGAACCTTAGATATTCATCACAGTTTTGCAGTCCCCATGATATTCCTTGCAATGGATTCACCAAGCAACTTTGAATCCAAAGCTCTGACGAAATTTGTCTATAGGGCAGATCTGCCATCGAATACCACTTTCGCATCAATTTATTCTGCTGAAGCTCATGCAGTGTACCCATTGAAGGTTCGGAATGAGATGGAATTTGTAATGCTAATCAGAGTAATGGCTTCAGGAGATCCATTCCTTATGGAGTTAGTCTGA
- the LOC117846399 gene encoding glyoxylase I 4, producing MGEECKEAAGGAGAGRAAVEGPVDPVDSAKLYEDVPPMPLMALNHISRLCKSVDDSVRFYVKALGFVLIHRPPALDFSGAWLFNYGVGIHLVQRDDARRAPDVSPAGELDPMDNHISFQCEDMGMMERRLREMRIRYMKRTINEEEGSPIDQLFFKDPDGFMIEICNCENLELVPAGALGRLRLPRDRHNPPVRMVDGGGGE from the coding sequence ATGGGTGAAGAGTGCAAggaagccgccggcggcgccggcgctggccgtGCCGCCGTGGAGGGCCCCGTCGACCCGGTCGACTCGGCGAAGCTGTACGAGGACGTGCCCCCGATGCCGCTGATGGCGCTCAACCACATATCCCGCCTGTGCAAGTCCGTCGACGACTCCGTCCGGTTCTACGTCAAGGCCCTCGGCTTCGTCCTCATCCACCGCCCGCCGGCTCTCGACTTCTCCGGCGCATGGCTGTTCAACTACGGGGTGGGCATCCACCTCGTCCAGCGCGACGACGCGCGGAGGGCCCCCGACGTGAGCCCCGCCGGCGAGCTGGACCCCATGGACAACCACATCTCGTTCCAGTGCGAGGACATGGGGATGATGGAGCGGCGGCTGCGGGAGATGCGGATCAGGTACATGAAGCGGACCATCAACGAGGAGGAGGGCTCCCCCATCGACCAGCTCTTCTTCAAGGACCCCGACGGGTTCATGATCGAGATCTGCAACTGCGAGAACCTCGAGctcgtccccgccggcgccctcggACGCCTCAGGCTCCCGCGCGACCGCCACAACCCGCCCGTCCGGatggtcgacggcggcggcggcgagtag
- the LOC117845580 gene encoding 3-oxoacyl-[acyl-carrier-protein] synthase I, chloroplastic: MQTLLSDAVAVAVAAADVTPRTQPQPRRVSVSMARAPRRESDPKKRVVITGMGVVSVFGNDAGAFYDRLLAGESGAGHIDRFDPTGFTTRFAAQIRGFSSEGHIDSKSDRRLDDCQRYALVAARKALESAGLALGSRAMGKIDLERAGVVVGSGIGGVKEFSAGVESLVTKGPSKISPFSVPLAIPNMASALVAIDAGIGFLGPNYSVSTACATGNHCIHSAADQIRLGRADVMLAGGVEAAIAPVALGGFAALGALSRRNADPATASRPWDRDRDGFVMGEGAGVLVMESLEHAMRRGAPVLAEYLGGAATCDAHHVTNPRPDGRAVSLCIKRSLEDAGVSPEEVNYINAHATSSRAGDLAEAKALKQVFKDTSQIKMNATKSMIGHCLGAAGGLEAIATIKAITTGWVHPTINQFNPDPAVDQFDTVRDVKQWHEVNVGISNSFGFGGHNSVVVFAPPFKR; this comes from the exons ATGCAAACCCTCCTCTCcgatgccgtcgccgtcgccgtcgcggcggccgacgtGACCCCACGCACACAGCCTCAGCCTCGCCGCGTCTCGGTGTCTATGGCGCGCGCACCCCGACGTGAGTCCGACCCGAAGAAGCGCGTGGTGATCACGGGGATGGGCGTGGTGTCGGTGTTCGGCAACGACGCGGGTGCGTTCTACGACCGGCTCCTCGCCGGGGAGAGCGGCGCGGGGCACATCGACCGCTTCGACCCCACCGGGTTCACCACCCGCTTCGCCGCCCAGATCCGCGGCTTCTCCTCCGAGGGCCACATCGACAGCAAGAGCGACCGCCGCCTCGACGACTGCCAGCGCtacgccctcgtcgccgccaggAAGGCCCTCGAGTCCGCCGGGCTCGCCCTCGGCTCCAGAGCAATGGGCAAG ATTGACCTGGAACGCGCCGGCGTTGTCGTCGGCTCCGGCATCGGCGGCGTCAAGGAGTTCTCCGCCGGCGTGGAGAGCCTCGTGACCAAGGGGCCGAGCAAAATCTCCCCCTTCAGCGTCCCGCTCGCGATACCCAACATGGCGTCGGCTCTGGTCGCCATCGACGCCGGCATCGGCTTCCTGGGCCCCAACTACTCGGTCTCGACGGCCTGCGCCACGGGCAACCACTGCATCCACAGCGCCGCGGACCAGATCCGCCTGGGCCGCGCCGACGtcatgctcgccggcggcgtggaggccGCCATCGCCCCGGTCGCCCTCGGCGGGTTCGCGGCGCTGGGGGCGCTGTCGCGGAGGAACGCCGACCCCGCGACGGCGTCCCGGCCGTGGGACAGGGACCGCGACGGCTTCGTCATGGGCGAGGGCGCCGGAGTGCTG GTGATGGAGAGCCTCGAGCATGCCATGAGGCGTGGCGCCCCGGTCCTCGCCGAGTACCTAGGCGGCGCGGCGACCTGCGACGCGCACCATGTGACCAACCCGAGGCCAGATGGTCGTGCTGTTTCGCTGTGTATCAAGCGGAGTCTTGAAGACGCCGGCGTCTCACCGGAGGAG GTGAACTACATAAACGCTCATGCAACCTCTTCGCGTGCTGGGGACCTGGCAGAAGCGAAGGCTTTGAAGCAAGTCTTCAAGGACACGTCCCAGATCAAGATGAATGCAACCAAG TCCATGATAGGGCAttgccttggcgcggccggcggtttgGAAGCCATTGCCACCATCAAAGCCATAACCACCGGATGGGTGCATCCAACTATAAACCAATTT AATCCTGACCCGGCAGTGGATCAATTTGACACGGTGCGTGATGTGAAACAGTGGCACGAAGTAAACGTCG GTATCTCCAATTCGTTTGGATTTGGTGGGCACAATTCGGTGGTAGTATTCGCACCGCCGTTCAAGCGCTGA
- the LOC117843689 gene encoding serine carboxypeptidase II-3, with product MRTTTSTALPLAAALCLALLLPGAAAATKPRLRQGDYLNRLRGSPASARQSWQQAESSLAVASPSTATDRAQRHASSPSSPPAVGRKEDDRVDRLPGQPDGVDFAQYAGYVTVDAAAGRALFYYLAEAGGGASASSRAPLLLWLNGGPGCSSLGYGAMEELGPFRVKSDGRTLYRNPYAWNEAANVLFLESPAGVGFSYSNTTADYGRSGDNKTADDALLFLLNWMERFPEYKGREFYLAGESYAGHYVPQLAHAILRHAATAGKASSPINLKGIMIGNAVINDGTDTMGMYDFFWTHALISDEAAEGIRRYCNFSAGGTDSDKCDAATTEADEALQDIDIYNIYAPNCESAGLVTPPITPSIESFDPCTDYYVEAYLNDPDVQRALHANVTRLDHPWSACSDVLRRWTDSATTVLPIIQELLKNDIRVWVYSGDTDGRVPVTSSRYSVNQLQLPVAAKWRPWFSSTQGSGEVGGYVVQYKGKEKGSLSLATVRGAGHEVPSYQPKRALVLVQSFLAGKSLPDCKKCEES from the exons ATGAGGACCACCACCAGCACAGCGCTGCCGCTGGCAGCGGCGCTCTGCCTCGCGCTGCTGCTccccggcgcggccgccgccaccaagccCCGGCTGCGGCAGGGCGACTACCTGAACCGGCTCCGCGGGTCGCCGGCGTCCGCGCGCCAGTCGTGGCAGCAGGCCGAGTCGTCGCTGGCGGTCGCGTCGCCGTCAACGGCGACGGACAGAGCGCAGCGGCACGCGTCGTCGCCGTCTTCCCCGCCGGCCGTGGGGCGCAAGGAGGACGACCGCGTGGACCGGCTGCCGGGGCAGCCCGACGGCGTGGACTTCGCGCAGTACGCCGGGTACGTGAcggtggacgcggcggcggggcgcgcgcTGTTCTACTACCtcgccgaggccggcggcggcgcgtcggcgtcgtccaGGGCTCCGCTCCTCCTGTGGCTCAACGGCGGGCCCGGGTGCTCGTCGCTGGGGTACGGCGCCATGGAGGAGCTTGGCCCGTTTCGCGTGAAGAGCGACGGGAGGACGCTGTACCGGAACCCCTACGCGTGGAACGAGGCGGCGAACGTGCTGTTCCTGGAGAGCCCCGCCGGGGTGGGGTTCTCCTACTCCAACACGACGGCGGACTACGGCCGGAGCGGCGACAACAAGACCGCCGACGACGCGCTCCTGTTCCTGCTCAACTGGATGGAGAGGTTCCCCGAGTACAAGGGCCGCGAGTTCTACCTCGCCGGCGAGAGCTACGCCGGCCACTACGTCCCCCAGCTCGCCCACGCCATcctccgccacgccgccaccgccggcaagGCCTCCTCGCCCATCAACCTCAAAGGCATCATG ATTGGGAACGCGGTGATCAACGACGGGACGGACACCATGGGCATGTACGACTTCTTCTGGACGCACGCGCTTATCTccgacgaggcggcggagggcatCAGGAGGTACTGCAACTTCAGCGCCGGCGGGACGGACTCGGACAAGTGCGACGCGGCGACGACGGAGGCCGACGAGGCGCTGCAGGACATCGACATCTACAACATCTACGCGCCCAACTGCGAGTCCGCCGGACTCGTCACGCCGCCGATCACCCCGTCG ATCGAGAGCTTTGATCCGTGCACGGATTATTACGTGGAGGCCTACCTCAACGACCCGGACGTGCAGAGGGCGCTCCACGCCAACGTCACCCGCCTCGACCACCCCTGGTCGGCATGCAG TGACGTCTTGAGACGGTGGACTGACAGCGCCACAACGGTCCTGCCTATCATACAGGAGCTCCTGAAGAACGACATCAGAGTCTGGGTCTACAG TGGTGACACCGATGGGAGAGTGCCGGTCACTTCCAGCAGATACTCTGTCAACCAGCTCCAGCTCCCAGTCGCTGCTAAATGGAGGCCATGGTTCAGCAGCACTCAG GGTTCTGGAGAGGTGGGTGGCTACGTCGTGCAGTACAAGGGCAAGGAGAAGGGCAGCCTCAGCCTGGCAACCGTGAGAGGAGCCGGCCATGAGGTACCCAGCTACCAGCCGAAGAGAGCACTTGTGCTTGTTCAGAGTTTCCTTGCAGGCAAAAGTCTCCCTGACTGCAAGAAATGCGAAGAGTCTTAG
- the LOC117844972 gene encoding uncharacterized protein yields the protein MALQLSSCVAPAVVVARACPAHRPAVWLLPPRRPRLVAVASAAASSAPSGEVAAAAAAAASQSHDNGVVGGSGSNGPVPTTAKATAIETTVERVIFDFRFMALLAIAGSLAGSVLCFLNGCVFIKEAYQVYWSSCVKGVHTGQMVLKVVEAIDVYLAGTVMLIFGMGLYGLFISNASTDVPSESDPLRGSSLFGMFAMKERPKWMKITSLDELKTKVGHVIVMILLVKMFERSKMVKITTGLDLLSYSVCIFLSSASLYILHNLHRGDHEEGAMPNL from the exons ATGGCTCTCCAGCTGAGCAGCTGCGTCGCGCCGGCGGTCGTCGTCGCGCGCGCGTgcccggcgcaccggccggcggtGTGGCTgctcccgccgcgccggccccggctcGTGGCggtcgcctcggcggcggcttcctccgcgccgtccggggaggtggcggcggcggcggcggcggcggcgtcgcaaTCCCACGACAACGGGGTCGTGGGCGGGAGCGGAAGCAACGGCCCCGTCCCGACCACCGCCAAGGCCACCGCCATCGAGACCACCGTCGAGAGG GTGATCTTCGATTTCCGGTTCATGGCCCTCCTCGCGATCGCCGGGTCGCTGGCTGGCTCTGTGCTGTGCTTCCTCAAC GGCTGTGTCTTCATCAAAGAGGCATACCAAGTTTATTGGTCGAGCTGTGTCAAGGGAGTTCATACGGGGCAGATGGTCCTCAAAGTCGTCGAGGCCATCG ATGTGTATCTTGCTGGAACAGTCATGCTGATATTTGGCATGGGTCTTTACGGGCTGTTCATCAGCAATGCCTCCACCGATGTGCCTTCAGAATCGGACCCCCTCAGGGGATCATCGTTGTTCGGGATGTTCGCTATGAAG GAACGACCAAAGTGGATGAAGATCACGTCCCTCGACGAGCTCAAGACAAAAGTTGGGCATGTCATTGTGATGATTCTGCTGGTTAAGATGTTCGAGAGGAGCAAGATGGTAAAGATAACCACAGGGCTGGACCTCCTCAGCTACTCGGTCTGCATCTTCCTGTCGTCGGCTTCTCTCTACATCCTGCACAATCTCCACAGGGGCGACCATGAGGAGGGTGCAATGCCGAATTTGTGA